The following coding sequences are from one Mesorhizobium onobrychidis window:
- a CDS encoding FtsB family cell division protein, whose amino-acid sequence MWTRQHKQRNTGRLIIPSLCVAFLAYFGFHAYHGEFGIYSKYRLETEAVDLQSKLDAVKARRIDLQRRVQLMHQGTLEKDMLDEQARKALNMSHADEITIMLPVTAR is encoded by the coding sequence ATGTGGACACGTCAGCACAAGCAGAGAAATACCGGTCGGCTGATCATTCCCTCGCTCTGCGTGGCATTCCTCGCCTATTTCGGCTTCCACGCCTATCACGGCGAGTTCGGCATCTATTCCAAGTATCGGTTGGAAACCGAAGCCGTCGATCTGCAAAGCAAGCTCGATGCCGTCAAGGCGCGCCGGATCGATCTGCAGCGGCGCGTTCAGCTGATGCATCAGGGCACGCTGGAGAAGGACATGCTCGACGAGCAGGCGCGCAAGGCGCTCAATATGTCCCATGCCGACGAAATCACCATCATGTTACCGGTTACGGCAAGATAA
- a CDS encoding SAM-dependent methyltransferase: MAHKEDTGVASGDAVKLDEFNFAETVKGLPAKARMVLSAAMNLPRGSLKVRMPDGRAVLVGGKGPGPDAELVLKNWRLPGRAFTGGTIGIAESYIDGDWDSPDVTSFLELFVVNSEIGERIAGGASWLINAVQRVRHWFNQNTRTGSKRNISAHYDLGNAFYKEWLDPSMTYSSALYAAGANDLESAQAAKYRALAKDTGIGANDHVLEIGCGWGGFAEFAAREIGCRVTGLTISREQHDFARARVQKAGFADKVDIKLQDYRDETGSYDRIASIEMFEAVGEKYWPVFFGKMKDCLRPGGTAGLQIITINEKAYDTYRARPDFIQRYVFPGGMLPTPSILKTLGKDHGLAHLRERIFPDDYARTLAEWRHRFWGSWEKIVPLGFDDRFKKLWEFYLHYCEAGFRASYIDVRQVVYRA; this comes from the coding sequence ATGGCTCACAAGGAAGACACCGGTGTTGCGTCGGGCGACGCGGTCAAATTGGACGAATTCAATTTCGCCGAGACCGTCAAAGGCCTGCCGGCCAAGGCGCGCATGGTGCTGTCGGCGGCGATGAACCTGCCGCGTGGCTCGCTCAAGGTGAGGATGCCGGACGGCCGCGCCGTCCTCGTCGGCGGCAAGGGCCCGGGTCCGGACGCCGAACTGGTGCTCAAGAACTGGCGCTTGCCCGGCCGTGCCTTCACCGGCGGCACCATCGGCATCGCCGAATCCTACATCGACGGCGATTGGGACAGTCCCGATGTGACCAGTTTCCTGGAACTGTTCGTAGTCAATTCAGAAATCGGAGAGCGCATCGCCGGCGGCGCCAGCTGGCTGATCAACGCCGTCCAGCGTGTCCGCCACTGGTTCAACCAAAACACCCGCACCGGCTCGAAGCGCAACATTTCGGCGCATTACGATCTCGGCAACGCCTTTTACAAGGAATGGCTGGATCCGAGCATGACCTATTCGTCGGCGCTCTATGCGGCTGGCGCCAACGATCTGGAAAGCGCGCAAGCCGCCAAATATCGCGCGCTGGCCAAGGACACGGGCATCGGCGCGAACGACCACGTGCTTGAAATCGGTTGCGGCTGGGGCGGCTTTGCCGAATTCGCGGCGCGCGAGATCGGCTGCCGCGTCACCGGGCTGACGATCAGCCGCGAGCAGCATGATTTCGCCAGAGCACGCGTCCAGAAGGCTGGATTTGCCGACAAGGTCGACATCAAGCTGCAGGACTACCGCGACGAAACCGGTTCCTACGACCGCATCGCTTCGATCGAGATGTTCGAGGCGGTCGGCGAAAAATACTGGCCTGTGTTTTTCGGCAAGATGAAGGATTGCCTGCGGCCTGGCGGCACCGCCGGCCTGCAGATCATCACCATCAACGAGAAAGCCTACGATACCTATCGCGCCCGGCCGGATTTCATCCAGCGTTACGTCTTCCCGGGCGGCATGCTGCCGACGCCGTCGATCCTGAAAACGCTCGGCAAAGACCATGGCCTTGCTCATCTGCGCGAGCGCATTTTCCCGGACGACTATGCCCGCACGCTCGCCGAATGGCGCCACCGCTTTTGGGGGTCATGGGAAAAGATCGTCCCGCTCGGTTTCGACGACCGCTTCAAGAAGCTCTGGGAGTTTTATCTGCACTATTGCGAAGCCGGCTTCCGCGCCAGCTACATCGATGTCCGCCAGGTGGTTTACAGGGCCTAG
- a CDS encoding Dabb family protein: MIRHIVFFSARHKEDVEAVRTGLLALGNIPHSRLFEVTLNSKVDPLSDEIDVVVYAEFEDDGALAAYKAHPLYAETTSQVKPLRELRYSADVVAAT; the protein is encoded by the coding sequence TTGATCCGGCATATCGTTTTCTTCAGCGCGCGGCACAAAGAGGACGTCGAGGCCGTACGCACGGGCTTGCTGGCGCTGGGCAACATCCCCCATTCCCGTCTATTCGAGGTGACGCTCAACAGCAAGGTTGACCCGCTTTCGGACGAGATCGACGTGGTCGTTTATGCCGAGTTCGAGGATGATGGCGCTCTGGCCGCCTACAAGGCGCATCCGCTCTATGCCGAGACGACCAGCCAGGTCAAACCGCTGCGCGAATTGCGATATTCGGCGGATGTTGTGGCTGCAACCTGA
- a CDS encoding 5-formyltetrahydrofolate cyclo-ligase, whose protein sequence is MHELDPEFRAPLSDWTDVKRWRMAERERLIAARLAVLADVRKAMSQRIGESLDAVIGDIAGRMVSLYWPFRGEPDLRPWIASVNERGGRTALPVVVEKGQPLVFRAYTPGDRLEKGVWNIPIPAEGDQVLPDIVISPIVGIDPGQYRLGYGGGFFDRTLAAMPFKPLVIGVGYELQRIATIYPQPHDIPMDRVVTEAFRA, encoded by the coding sequence ATGCACGAACTCGACCCGGAATTCCGGGCGCCCCTATCCGACTGGACCGATGTGAAACGATGGCGCATGGCCGAGCGCGAGCGGCTGATTGCGGCGCGCCTCGCTGTCTTGGCTGACGTGCGGAAGGCAATGTCGCAGCGCATCGGCGAAAGCCTCGACGCGGTGATCGGCGACATTGCCGGCCGCATGGTCAGCCTCTACTGGCCGTTCCGCGGCGAGCCGGATCTGCGGCCATGGATAGCTTCCGTCAATGAGCGCGGCGGCCGTACCGCACTGCCTGTTGTCGTCGAGAAAGGCCAGCCGCTTGTCTTTCGCGCCTACACACCGGGCGACCGGCTGGAGAAGGGTGTCTGGAATATCCCGATCCCGGCTGAAGGCGATCAGGTGCTGCCCGACATCGTCATTTCGCCGATCGTCGGCATCGATCCGGGACAATACCGGCTGGGCTATGGCGGCGGCTTCTTCGACCGCACGCTGGCGGCGATGCCGTTCAAGCCGCTGGTCATCGGTGTCGGCTACGAACTGCAGCGCATCGCCACCATCTACCCGCAGCCGCATGACATCCCGATGGACCGGGTGGTGACGGAGGCCTTCAGGGCCTAA
- a CDS encoding IS481 family transposase: MGQVLHRRATTTEAVRRAIQHSQESLRALAKRYGVDQKTVRKWRNRISTADLPTGPKKPRSTVLSLEEEAVIVAFRKHTLLALDDCLYALQPSIPHLTRSSLHRCLQRHGISRLPQVDADKPARKKFNAYPLGYFHIDLAEVQTAEGKLRLFLAIDRTSKFAYAELHPTAGKMAVAQFLRNLIATVPYAIHTILTDNGIQFANRTCDRHALQHIFDGICDEHGIEHRLTKINHPWTNGQVERMNRTIKDATVKRFHYDDHEQLRRHLADFILAYNFARRLKTLKGLTPHEFICKIWAKEPERFRLDPTHQMPGLNT; this comes from the coding sequence ATGGGACAGGTTCTACACCGCCGCGCCACGACGACAGAGGCAGTCCGTCGAGCGATACAGCATAGTCAAGAGAGCCTGAGAGCGCTGGCCAAGCGCTACGGCGTCGATCAGAAGACAGTTAGAAAGTGGAGGAACCGGATCTCGACCGCCGATCTTCCCACCGGCCCGAAGAAACCAAGATCGACAGTGCTGTCGCTCGAAGAGGAAGCGGTGATCGTCGCCTTTCGCAAGCACACGTTGCTGGCGCTGGATGATTGTCTCTATGCCCTACAGCCCTCGATCCCGCATCTGACGCGCTCGTCGTTGCATCGCTGCCTTCAGCGCCATGGCATTTCGCGGCTGCCGCAGGTGGACGCCGACAAGCCGGCCAGGAAGAAGTTCAACGCCTATCCGCTCGGCTATTTCCATATCGACCTCGCCGAGGTGCAGACCGCCGAGGGCAAGCTGCGCCTTTTCTTGGCCATCGATCGGACGTCGAAATTCGCCTATGCGGAATTGCACCCGACGGCGGGCAAGATGGCGGTGGCCCAATTCCTTCGCAACCTGATCGCGACCGTGCCCTATGCCATCCATACCATTCTGACCGACAACGGCATTCAGTTCGCCAACCGGACCTGCGACCGGCATGCCCTTCAGCACATCTTCGACGGCATCTGCGACGAACATGGCATCGAGCACCGGCTCACAAAGATCAACCATCCCTGGACGAACGGCCAGGTCGAGCGGATGAATCGGACCATCAAGGACGCCACCGTCAAGCGCTTCCACTATGACGATCACGAGCAACTGCGTCGGCATCTCGCCGACTTCATCTTAGCTTACAATTTCGCGCGCCGGCTTAAGACCCTCAAGGGCCTCACGCCCCACGAATTCATCTGCAAAATCTGGGCAAAAGAGCCCGAACGGTTCCGACTCGATCCCACCCATCAAATGCCGGGACTAAACACCTAG
- a CDS encoding PRC-barrel domain-containing protein has protein sequence MTTQTGHTEAIAASRVIGTSVYNTEGTHIGDIEDVMLDKLSNGIMFAVIGFGGFLGIGEKYHAIPWASLDYDEDKGGYVVPFTKEQLKAAPAYSINELTGADGEGARDASYSYYKVEPYWH, from the coding sequence ATGACCACCCAGACAGGACACACTGAAGCCATCGCCGCCTCGCGGGTCATCGGCACATCCGTCTACAACACGGAAGGCACGCACATCGGCGACATCGAGGATGTCATGCTCGACAAGTTGTCGAATGGAATCATGTTTGCCGTGATCGGCTTTGGCGGATTTCTCGGCATCGGCGAGAAGTACCACGCCATTCCGTGGGCGAGCCTCGACTATGACGAGGACAAGGGCGGCTACGTCGTGCCGTTCACGAAGGAGCAACTGAAGGCTGCTCCCGCCTATTCGATCAACGAATTGACGGGCGCCGACGGCGAGGGCGCGCGTGATGCTTCATACAGTTACTACAAGGTCGAGCCTTATTGGCATTGA
- a CDS encoding Lrp/AsnC family transcriptional regulator codes for MPLDRIDIAILETLQKDGRIPNAALAEKVGLSQSACSRRLDNLEKSGTIRSYHARLSNAALGHQMTAIVHISLSGQFEKTLSDFEAAIKRCPNVLSCHLMSGEYDYILRIAAKDLVDYERIHKEWLSAMPHVTKINSSFALREIVDRTAVGMKPELA; via the coding sequence ATGCCGCTCGACAGGATCGATATCGCCATTCTCGAAACGTTGCAGAAGGATGGACGGATACCCAATGCGGCGCTTGCCGAGAAGGTCGGCCTGTCGCAGTCGGCCTGCTCGCGGCGGCTGGACAATCTGGAGAAATCCGGAACCATCCGCAGCTACCACGCCCGGCTTTCCAATGCCGCTCTTGGCCACCAGATGACGGCGATCGTGCATATATCGCTGTCGGGGCAATTCGAGAAGACGCTGTCGGATTTCGAGGCGGCGATAAAGCGCTGCCCGAATGTCCTGTCCTGCCACCTGATGTCGGGTGAATACGATTATATCCTGCGCATCGCGGCAAAGGACCTCGTCGACTATGAGCGCATCCATAAGGAATGGCTGTCGGCGATGCCGCATGTGACGAAGATCAATTCATCCTTCGCCTTGCGCGAGATCGTCGACCGGACGGCGGTGGGGATGAAGCCGGAACTTGCTTAG
- the kdsA gene encoding 3-deoxy-8-phosphooctulonate synthase, with translation MSKPNSSVTVGNVVFSNTAPLSLIAGPCQLESRQHAFDMAGALKELTEKLGLGLVYKTSYDKANRTSLGGTRGAGLDAALPVFDDLRKAFSLPILTDIHTEEQCALVAPHVDILQIPAFLSRQTDLLIAAARTGKVVNVKKGQFLAPWDMKNVVAKITGSGNANVLVTERGASFGYNTLVSDMRALPIMAEIGAPVIFDATHSVQQPGGQGGSSGGDRRFVETLARAAVAVGVAGVFIETHQDPDNAPSDGPNMVPLKDLRALLERLMAFDRVAKG, from the coding sequence ATGAGCAAGCCCAATTCGTCCGTAACTGTCGGCAATGTCGTCTTCAGCAACACCGCGCCGCTATCGCTGATTGCCGGCCCGTGCCAGCTTGAATCGCGCCAGCACGCCTTCGACATGGCTGGCGCGCTGAAGGAACTGACTGAGAAGCTGGGGCTGGGCCTCGTCTACAAGACCAGTTATGACAAGGCCAACCGCACCTCGCTTGGCGGCACGCGCGGCGCCGGCCTCGATGCGGCGCTGCCCGTCTTCGACGATTTGCGCAAGGCGTTTTCGCTGCCGATCCTGACCGATATCCACACCGAGGAACAGTGCGCGCTTGTGGCGCCGCATGTCGATATCCTGCAGATCCCGGCTTTCCTCAGCCGCCAGACCGATCTGCTGATCGCGGCGGCAAGAACCGGCAAGGTCGTCAACGTGAAGAAGGGCCAGTTCCTCGCACCGTGGGACATGAAGAACGTTGTCGCCAAGATCACCGGTTCCGGAAACGCCAACGTGCTGGTCACCGAGCGCGGCGCGTCCTTCGGCTACAACACGCTGGTGTCCGATATGCGCGCCCTGCCGATCATGGCCGAGATCGGCGCGCCGGTGATTTTCGACGCCACGCATTCGGTGCAGCAGCCGGGCGGCCAGGGCGGCTCCTCAGGTGGCGATCGGCGCTTCGTCGAGACGCTGGCGCGCGCCGCGGTTGCGGTCGGTGTCGCCGGTGTTTTCATCGAGACGCATCAGGATCCCGACAATGCCCCCTCCGATGGTCCCAACATGGTGCCGCTGAAGGACCTTCGGGCGCTGCTCGAAAGGCTGATGGCTTTCGATCGCGTCGCCAAGGGCTGA
- a CDS encoding NAD(P)/FAD-dependent oxidoreductase, with translation MNESSHHVVVVGAGFGGLEFTRALAGAPVRITMIDKRNHHLFQPLLYQVATTALATSEVAWPIRHLLRKRKDVTTLLATVSGVDRVGKRVLFDDGGAVAYDTLLLATGARHAYFGHDEWEPFAPGLKTLEDATTIRRRILLAFEQAERETDPAKRQALLTLAIVGGGPTGVELAGTIVELAHDMLRGEFRNIDTRQTRVVLIEAGDRILPNFAQELSGYASKALERLGVTVELGRPVTCCDAEGVVFGDTHLPARTILWAAGVAASPAAEWLGVAADRAGRVLVEPDLTVPGSPEIFVVGDAAHVLRPDGRMVPGVAPAAKQQGRHVAATIKARLAGDMTPRPFRYKHDGDLATIGKRAAAIDFGWIKLTGRLAWWLWGLAHIYFLIGFRNRLAVSLSWLWIYATGQRSARLITQGDDDRN, from the coding sequence ATGAACGAATCCAGCCATCATGTCGTCGTCGTCGGGGCGGGCTTTGGGGGGCTTGAATTCACCCGCGCGCTTGCCGGTGCGCCGGTGCGCATCACCATGATCGACAAGCGCAACCATCATCTCTTCCAGCCGCTGCTCTACCAGGTGGCGACCACGGCGCTGGCGACCTCGGAAGTCGCCTGGCCGATCCGCCATCTCCTGCGCAAGCGCAAGGACGTGACGACGCTGCTCGCCACCGTCAGCGGCGTCGACCGCGTCGGCAAGCGCGTGCTGTTCGATGATGGCGGCGCGGTCGCCTACGACACGCTGCTGCTGGCCACCGGCGCCCGCCACGCCTATTTCGGCCATGACGAATGGGAGCCTTTCGCGCCAGGGTTGAAGACGCTGGAGGATGCCACCACCATTCGACGGCGCATTCTGCTGGCCTTCGAGCAGGCCGAGCGGGAAACCGATCCCGCCAAGCGCCAAGCGCTGCTGACGCTGGCGATCGTTGGTGGCGGACCGACCGGCGTGGAACTGGCCGGCACCATTGTCGAACTGGCGCACGACATGCTGCGCGGTGAGTTCCGCAACATCGATACGCGGCAGACGCGCGTGGTGCTGATTGAGGCCGGTGACCGCATTCTTCCCAATTTTGCGCAAGAACTCTCCGGCTATGCCAGCAAGGCGCTTGAGCGGCTTGGCGTGACGGTCGAACTCGGCCGGCCCGTTACATGCTGCGATGCCGAGGGCGTCGTCTTCGGCGACACGCACCTGCCGGCCAGAACCATTCTGTGGGCAGCAGGCGTTGCCGCTTCGCCGGCCGCTGAATGGCTGGGGGTGGCAGCGGACCGCGCGGGCAGGGTGCTGGTCGAGCCCGACCTGACCGTGCCGGGCAGCCCGGAGATTTTCGTCGTCGGCGACGCAGCACACGTCCTGCGGCCGGATGGCCGCATGGTGCCCGGCGTAGCACCCGCCGCCAAACAGCAGGGCCGGCATGTCGCCGCGACAATCAAGGCCCGGCTTGCCGGCGACATGACCCCGCGGCCTTTCCGCTACAAGCATGACGGCGATCTGGCGACGATCGGCAAGCGCGCCGCCGCGATCGATTTCGGCTGGATCAAGCTCACCGGCAGGCTGGCCTGGTGGCTGTGGGGTCTCGCGCACATCTATTTCCTGATCGGCTTCCGTAACCGGCTTGCGGTTTCGCTGAGCTGGCTATGGATTTACGCGACAGGTCAGCGCAGCGCGCGGCTGATCACCCAAGGCGACGACGACAGGAACTGA
- the pdhA gene encoding pyruvate dehydrogenase (acetyl-transferring) E1 component subunit alpha, protein MATAARKAPAKSRSDGKSAGLSAPKPVDFTKDEELDAYRRMLLIRRFEEKAGQLYGMGFIGGFCHLYIGQEAVVTGMKMALIDGDQMITAYRDHGHMLAMELSPRGVMAELTGRRGGLSRGKGGSMHMFSKEKHFYGGHGIVGAQVSLGTGLAFANRYRGNNNVTLTYFGDGAANQGQVYESFNMASLWKLPVIYIIENNRYAMGTSVSRSSAETDFSHRGASFKIPGIQVDGMDVRAVKAAGDLATEWCRDGKGPLILEMQTYRYRGHSMSDPAKYRSKEEVQKMRSERDPIEQVKARLLDKNWADEDELKTVDKEVRDIVADAAEFAQNDAEPDPSELWTDIVL, encoded by the coding sequence ATGGCCACCGCCGCCAGAAAAGCGCCTGCCAAATCTAGATCCGACGGCAAATCGGCGGGGCTTTCAGCCCCCAAACCTGTCGACTTCACCAAGGACGAGGAGCTTGACGCCTACCGGCGCATGCTGCTTATCCGCCGCTTCGAGGAAAAGGCCGGCCAGCTCTACGGCATGGGCTTCATCGGCGGCTTCTGCCATCTCTATATCGGCCAGGAAGCAGTTGTCACCGGCATGAAGATGGCGCTGATCGACGGCGACCAGATGATCACCGCCTACCGCGACCATGGTCACATGCTGGCGATGGAACTGTCGCCGCGCGGCGTCATGGCCGAATTAACCGGGCGCCGCGGCGGCTTGTCCAGGGGCAAGGGCGGCTCCATGCACATGTTCTCCAAGGAGAAGCATTTTTACGGCGGCCACGGCATTGTAGGCGCGCAGGTTTCGCTCGGCACCGGCCTCGCCTTCGCCAATCGCTATCGCGGCAACAACAACGTGACACTGACCTATTTCGGCGACGGCGCCGCCAATCAAGGCCAGGTCTATGAGAGCTTCAACATGGCCTCGCTGTGGAAGCTGCCGGTGATCTACATCATCGAAAACAACCGCTATGCCATGGGCACCTCGGTATCGCGTTCGTCGGCCGAGACGGATTTTTCGCACCGCGGCGCCTCCTTCAAGATCCCCGGTATCCAGGTCGATGGCATGGACGTCCGCGCGGTCAAGGCAGCCGGCGATCTCGCAACCGAATGGTGCCGTGACGGCAAGGGGCCACTGATCCTCGAAATGCAGACCTACCGCTACCGCGGCCACTCGATGTCCGATCCGGCAAAATACCGCTCCAAGGAAGAAGTGCAGAAGATGCGCTCCGAGCGTGACCCGATCGAGCAGGTCAAGGCGCGCCTGCTCGACAAGAATTGGGCCGACGAGGACGAGCTCAAGACCGTCGACAAGGAGGTTCGCGACATTGTCGCCGACGCCGCCGAATTTGCCCAGAACGACGCAGAGCCGGATCCGTCCGAGCTCTGGACCGACATCGTATTGTAA
- a CDS encoding VOC family protein, which produces MTETKTAGPYPPGPYPPGTYPLDHLVLPTASLDVARARLVSLGFVVAPTGIHPFGTENCCVFLEDGTYLEPLAVGNEQAVAKAIADGNVFVARDRAYRDKRGNEGFSALVLGTEDADADHVRYVEAGLSAGDMLSFSRAFTDPAGESDTASFKLAFASGTGATDAFLFACERINAPKVDRTALQIHANGATGIIEVVAVSNQPSEQHRLISIATRSPAAGQGSSTAFGLPNATLTLLDPVAFETRFGIPAGAPSELRFAGIVFSVRFADTVAKLLAASSVEHDIRGDDIVVRPASGQGAAFIFREIA; this is translated from the coding sequence ATGACCGAGACGAAGACAGCAGGCCCTTATCCGCCAGGCCCTTATCCGCCGGGCACCTATCCGCTTGACCATCTTGTGCTGCCGACCGCGAGCCTCGACGTGGCGCGGGCGCGGCTGGTTTCGCTTGGCTTTGTCGTGGCGCCGACCGGCATCCATCCTTTCGGGACGGAAAACTGCTGTGTCTTCCTTGAGGACGGCACCTATCTCGAGCCGCTGGCGGTGGGCAACGAGCAGGCGGTGGCGAAAGCGATCGCCGACGGCAACGTCTTCGTCGCGCGCGATCGCGCCTATCGCGACAAGCGCGGCAATGAGGGATTTTCCGCCCTGGTCTTGGGCACCGAAGATGCGGATGCCGATCACGTGCGCTATGTCGAAGCCGGCCTGTCTGCCGGAGACATGCTGAGCTTTTCGCGCGCCTTCACCGACCCGGCGGGAGAGAGCGACACGGCATCGTTCAAACTGGCCTTCGCCTCCGGCACCGGGGCGACGGACGCATTCCTGTTCGCCTGCGAGCGGATCAATGCGCCGAAAGTAGACCGCACCGCGTTGCAGATCCACGCCAATGGCGCAACCGGCATCATCGAAGTGGTGGCGGTCAGCAACCAGCCATCCGAACAGCACCGATTGATTTCGATCGCGACGCGCAGTCCGGCTGCCGGACAGGGGAGCAGCACGGCGTTTGGCCTGCCGAACGCAACCTTGACCCTGCTTGACCCCGTTGCTTTCGAAACGCGCTTCGGCATACCTGCCGGCGCGCCATCGGAACTCCGCTTCGCGGGGATCGTCTTTTCAGTTCGCTTCGCAGACACGGTCGCCAAGCTGCTTGCAGCCAGTTCCGTCGAACACGACATACGCGGCGATGATATTGTCGTGCGGCCGGCATCCGGGCAGGGTGCGGCCTTCATTTTCCGGGAGATCGCATGA
- a CDS encoding dodecin family protein, whose translation MSVARVTEITSSSNKSFQEAIELGIARAAKTLKNVEGAWIQDQKVVVEDGKISAYRVNMKVTFILAE comes from the coding sequence ATGTCCGTCGCCCGCGTCACCGAAATCACATCATCGTCTAATAAGAGTTTTCAGGAAGCCATCGAACTGGGAATTGCGCGCGCCGCAAAGACCTTGAAGAACGTCGAAGGCGCCTGGATCCAGGACCAGAAGGTGGTCGTCGAGGACGGCAAGATCTCCGCGTATCGCGTCAACATGAAGGTCACCTTCATCCTCGCTGAGTGA
- the eno gene encoding phosphopyruvate hydratase yields MTAIIDIVGREILDSRGNPTVEVDVVLEDGSMGRAAVPSGASTGAHEAVELRDGGARYLGKGVLRAVEAVNGDLFEAIGGMEAENQIHIDQTMIELDGTPNKSRLGANAILGVSLAVAKAAAEAAGLPLYRYVGGTKAHVLPVPMMNIINGGAHADNPIDFQEFMILPIGAPTLRDGVRWGSEIFHTLRTRLKDAGHNTNVGDEGGFAPTLKSAPAALDFIMESIEKAGFKPGEEVALGLDCAATEFFKDGNYVYEGEKKTRDPRTQAKYLAKLAADYPIITIEDGLAEDDWDGWKTLTDLIGKKTQLVGDDLFVTNTARLRDGIRMGVANSILVKVNQIGSLTETLDAVETAHKAGYTAVMSHRSGETEDSTIADLAVATNCGQIKTGSLSRSDRMAKYNQLIRIEEELGKQALYAGKSIVKG; encoded by the coding sequence ATGACTGCCATCATCGACATTGTCGGGCGTGAAATCCTGGACAGCCGCGGAAACCCGACCGTTGAGGTCGACGTCGTGCTCGAAGACGGCTCGATGGGCCGCGCTGCGGTGCCCTCCGGCGCCTCGACCGGGGCGCATGAGGCGGTCGAACTGCGCGACGGCGGCGCCCGCTACCTCGGCAAGGGGGTCCTGCGGGCGGTAGAGGCCGTCAATGGCGATCTGTTCGAGGCGATCGGCGGTATGGAAGCCGAGAACCAGATCCACATCGACCAGACCATGATCGAGCTCGACGGCACGCCCAACAAGAGCCGGCTCGGTGCCAATGCCATCCTCGGCGTCTCGCTGGCTGTCGCCAAGGCTGCGGCGGAAGCGGCCGGCCTGCCGCTCTACCGCTATGTCGGTGGCACCAAGGCGCATGTGCTTCCAGTGCCGATGATGAACATCATCAACGGTGGCGCCCATGCCGACAACCCGATCGACTTCCAGGAATTCATGATCCTGCCGATCGGTGCGCCGACACTGCGTGACGGCGTGCGCTGGGGCTCGGAAATCTTTCACACATTGAGGACGCGGCTGAAGGACGCCGGCCATAACACCAATGTCGGCGACGAGGGCGGCTTCGCTCCTACCTTGAAAAGCGCGCCCGCTGCGCTCGATTTCATCATGGAATCGATCGAGAAGGCTGGCTTCAAGCCGGGCGAAGAGGTTGCGCTCGGCCTCGATTGCGCCGCGACCGAATTCTTCAAGGACGGCAACTACGTCTACGAAGGCGAGAAGAAGACCCGCGACCCGAGGACCCAGGCCAAATATCTGGCCAAGCTCGCGGCGGACTATCCGATCATCACCATCGAGGACGGGTTGGCCGAAGACGATTGGGATGGCTGGAAAACGCTGACCGACCTCATCGGCAAGAAGACCCAGCTGGTCGGTGACGATTTGTTTGTCACCAATACGGCGCGGCTGCGCGACGGCATCCGCATGGGCGTCGCCAATTCTATCCTGGTCAAGGTCAACCAGATCGGCTCACTGACCGAAACGCTCGACGCCGTCGAGACCGCGCACAAGGCCGGCTACACCGCTGTCATGTCGCACCGCTCGGGCGAAACCGAAGATTCGACCATCGCCGATCTCGCCGTTGCCACCAATTGCGGGCAGATCAAGACGGGCTCTTTGTCGCGCTCGGATCGCATGGCCAAGTACAACCAGCTCATCCGCATCGAGGAAGAGCTCGGCAAGCAGGCGCTCTACGCCGGCAAGTCGATCGTGAAAGGCTGA